The sequence TTTTCTTTGTTCTCTTTGACCCATCTTAGTAGCTCAGGTTTGAAATGGTCATGAGCGACCAAAGCGATATTCTTATGCGTTGGCATAGTACGCGTTGTTTTTTGCATGAATGTTCCCTAAATGATTGATTCGTTCTTATTGTTTTGAGTTCTTAAGCCAATATAGCACTAAGGATTCACACTGAATACCGGGCGAAACTCAGAAGGTGACAATGAGTCGGCGATAATTTGATCTTTGAGCGTTGCAGGTGTCAGCGCTTCGATAGTGGGTGCACTGTGTTTCTCGTATGGCTGAGCACGCAAATAACTGACGGCCTGTTTAACGGATAATCGACCTTGTTCAACCATCTTGTCTGTTGGCGCAAACAACACTTTGTTACGTAGCAACCCTCGATAAGTTCCGTGACTCAAATAACTCGAGACCAAACCGATTTCTTTGGTTTTTCCTGCGGCTCTTAATTCACTAATCGCTGCTTCGATTGCTACTGCGCTACCAACAATATATTGAATATCTGGCTGCTCAATGACTTGCTGTACAAGGTTTCTTTGTAGCTCTTTATCGTTATCGGCCCAGTAGCTGATTTCAATCTCCACGTCACTTGCTTTGATTGCATCATAGAAGCCCAATGCGACAGGTTTTGTGCCTCCGCTAGACTGAGGGCCAAGCAGCAGGGCAATAGGTGTTTTACCAGAACCTTTTGGATGTCGCTTAGCGAGAAATTTACCCACTTGAAACCCCATCTGATACCAATCAACACCGACAGTCCCTTTTAGAGCTTTTTGTTGTTCTTTACTCACAGTGAGTTCGTTTACTGTGGCAAAAACGGGTGTGTTGCCAACCCAATCAGAAAGATTATCGTGATAAGCATCAGGGGATACGGTACCTAAGATAATGGCGTCAGCCCCCCATTGAGTACAAAGTACAAGTTGAGAGGCTTGTTTGCCAATGTTTGGGTATCCGCCTGCTTCTAATACTCTTAATTCAACTTGTTGTTTTTCCGCCTCAGAGACCATGCCGTAATTGACCGATAGCCAATATGAGTCTTTGAGGTGTGGGTAAATGGCGCAGATTTTCTCTTTCTTAGGTTTGGAGTCTGAAAGTTTTTCTGAGTTCATTGGCTCACTGGCATGCGCCGACAAAGCCATGATAGCCAGTAACGAAAGAAGACATTTAGAAGCAAAGGGTTTAGATAGCATGAATTGCCGTTTTATTGGTTTTAGATAAGAAACACTGCAAAATATAGCGTATTCTGCATGGGTAAAGAAGAACGTTTTTAAGGTTAAGGGTTTATGTTGTTAGCCACAGCAAGTATTGGACGCAAGCTACTGGCCTCATTTTTAGTGATGGCATTGCTGGTTCTTTTGTCTGCATTGATTGGTGTTTCTGGATTTAGTTTCGTAGCAAAAACAGAGAGAAACGTTGTTGATTCAGCGTTACCCGCGATGATTGAAGCTCGTCAGGTTTCTGAGTTGAGTAATCGTATTATATCGTCTGTGCAAACACTCTCTAGTGCGAGAAACGAAGCCGAAAGAAAGGAAGCGGGCACGATACTGTTTGACCAACTTGAGTCGCTTCTTCAACACATCAAAGATTTAGGTGTCGATAGCTTCGACTCTAAACTGCTGCATAAGCTTGAAAACAACGTTCAAAGCGTTATCAATACATTGGCTGAGTTAGGGGTTTCCGTCGAGCGCAAGCTATGGTTGACCAAGGAGCTTTCGTCACGTGTAGAAGAAATGCGTTTGCTTGCTGAAGAACTTGAACAGTTAACCCGCACACAAGTTTTGAATACCGCCACCATTGCGGTTGCCAATGTCACACATATCTATGACCTGCTAGAAACCAAAGAAACAGACAAGGCTTATCAAGCGCTAGATGCGCTGGTTGAAGTCGACCTT comes from Vibrio bathopelagicus and encodes:
- the torT gene encoding TMAO reductase system periplasmic protein TorT, producing MLSKPFASKCLLSLLAIMALSAHASEPMNSEKLSDSKPKKEKICAIYPHLKDSYWLSVNYGMVSEAEKQQVELRVLEAGGYPNIGKQASQLVLCTQWGADAIILGTVSPDAYHDNLSDWVGNTPVFATVNELTVSKEQQKALKGTVGVDWYQMGFQVGKFLAKRHPKGSGKTPIALLLGPQSSGGTKPVALGFYDAIKASDVEIEISYWADNDKELQRNLVQQVIEQPDIQYIVGSAVAIEAAISELRAAGKTKEIGLVSSYLSHGTYRGLLRNKVLFAPTDKMVEQGRLSVKQAVSYLRAQPYEKHSAPTIEALTPATLKDQIIADSLSPSEFRPVFSVNP